A region from the Salicibibacter cibarius genome encodes:
- a CDS encoding MFS transporter — MNFSRLVLPGITMIAVTYGFARFSYGLLLPNISQDLEMSSSVSGIISSLFYIAYCFAIVYSTVVLTINKGPRFMILAAGTSAFIGLLIMGASPNVWVLALGVLFAGGSTGLVSPPYGAAISLWIKEKNQGKANTWINAGTSIGLALSGAGALALASEWRLTYVIYALIALIALIWNAKVIPRLGDKPRVSFAIGQFSIRGVEGAVPLIICATTLGISTATFWTFAIDFLASTGAYGSWQLSLFWIIIGVFGILGGFSGSLIQHFGLPWAYKWGSLIIGTASLLLALLPEQWVASYLSAALFGISYIFITGVLMVWGIRVFITNASLGIGTPFLLLAVGQVIGSVFAGMLIDLGGFTLTFVIYGFIGIVAMILGPKEIKK; from the coding sequence ATGAATTTTTCAAGATTGGTTCTTCCGGGAATCACAATGATTGCCGTTACCTATGGGTTTGCAAGGTTCAGCTACGGATTGTTGCTTCCAAATATCAGCCAAGACCTGGAAATGTCCTCATCCGTGTCCGGGATCATCTCTTCGCTTTTCTATATCGCTTATTGCTTTGCCATTGTTTACTCTACGGTTGTCTTAACGATCAACAAGGGGCCCCGTTTCATGATCCTTGCTGCGGGAACCTCCGCTTTTATCGGGTTATTAATCATGGGGGCGTCGCCCAATGTGTGGGTGTTAGCTTTAGGGGTTCTGTTCGCGGGGGGAAGTACAGGTCTTGTGTCGCCGCCATATGGGGCAGCGATTTCCCTTTGGATTAAAGAAAAAAACCAAGGGAAGGCGAATACGTGGATTAATGCCGGAACGAGCATCGGTCTTGCTCTGTCAGGAGCAGGAGCGCTTGCCCTGGCATCAGAGTGGCGATTAACTTATGTTATCTACGCGCTTATTGCGCTTATTGCCCTCATATGGAATGCAAAGGTGATCCCTCGGCTTGGAGATAAACCTCGCGTATCTTTTGCAATCGGGCAGTTCTCTATAAGAGGCGTGGAAGGAGCCGTCCCTTTAATCATTTGCGCGACGACGCTTGGCATATCCACGGCAACGTTTTGGACGTTCGCCATCGATTTTCTTGCATCGACAGGCGCTTATGGCAGTTGGCAGCTATCGCTGTTTTGGATCATCATCGGTGTTTTTGGGATTTTAGGGGGCTTTTCCGGATCGCTCATTCAACACTTCGGACTTCCGTGGGCTTATAAGTGGGGGAGCCTCATTATTGGAACGGCTTCTTTATTGCTTGCTTTGCTTCCGGAACAATGGGTTGCGTCCTACCTTTCGGCTGCATTGTTTGGGATCTCGTATATCTTTATTACCGGTGTGTTAATGGTTTGGGGCATAAGGGTGTTTATTACCAATGCGTCTTTAGGGATTGGCACGCCTTTCTTGCTTCTGGCTGTCGGGCAGGTCATAGGATCCGTATTCGCGGGCATGCTTATTGATCTTGGCGGCTTTACCCTTACATTCGTTATCTATGGATTCATTGGCATTGTCGCGATGATTCTCGGACCGAAAGAGATTAAAAAATAG
- a CDS encoding TetR/AcrR family transcriptional regulator produces MNTPVKKADLLNAAERLFYEHGFRGVGLKQIISEANVATMTLYNHFSSKEQLVEEVLKQREERYWSYLDALVQGENETPFLFAVEAHGKWLEEESYQGDMFLRAIEDYAGANNDIENIARSHKSRLLQYFQMLAKRIGEDDYSDLAHYFTLLLEGATSMTTLIGAEKATEYAMAMAKRIVY; encoded by the coding sequence ATGAATACACCGGTAAAAAAAGCGGATCTTTTAAATGCGGCAGAAAGACTTTTTTATGAACATGGTTTTCGCGGTGTCGGTCTCAAACAAATTATTAGCGAAGCAAATGTTGCAACAATGACGCTCTATAATCACTTTTCCTCCAAGGAGCAATTAGTAGAAGAAGTGTTAAAACAACGGGAGGAAAGATATTGGTCGTATTTGGATGCGCTTGTGCAAGGGGAAAACGAAACGCCTTTTCTTTTCGCCGTCGAAGCCCATGGAAAATGGCTGGAAGAAGAGTCCTATCAAGGGGATATGTTTTTGCGGGCGATTGAAGATTACGCGGGGGCCAACAATGATATTGAAAATATTGCCCGTTCGCACAAGTCAAGATTGTTACAGTACTTTCAAATGTTGGCCAAACGGATCGGCGAAGATGATTACAGTGATTTAGCCCATTATTTTACACTGCTGCTTGAAGGCGCAACATCGATGACTACGTTAATTGGGGCGGAAAAAGCGACCGAATACGCGATGGCGATGGCAAAAAGAATTGTTTATTAG